From the Candidatus Peregrinibacteria bacterium genome, one window contains:
- a CDS encoding transposase: MEAAHLNIDSCLETGKLKNYAAFLHFPEEIRRMIYTTNWIERLNTHSRKITQRVPVFPTLDSLLNLVFMVTQHFENGPYKRHIPAFYKHLKPSHSDLGHNLLDITTSYCSACSVFPSSDPVSSFVSAGVGATSSPRR; this comes from the coding sequence ATGGAAGCCGCACATCTCAATATCGATTCCTGTCTTGAGACCGGAAAGCTCAAAAACTATGCCGCCTTTCTCCATTTCCCCGAAGAAATACGAAGGATGATCTACACTACCAACTGGATCGAGAGGCTTAATACTCATAGCAGAAAGATCACCCAACGAGTCCCTGTATTTCCGACACTGGACTCACTGCTCAACCTCGTTTTTATGGTGACCCAGCACTTTGAAAACGGACCGTACAAACGGCACATTCCTGCTTTTTATAAACACCTCAAACCTTCCCATTCCGACCTCGGACATAATCTTCTGGACATTACCACCTCTTACTGCTCAGCCTGTTCGGTATTTCCCTCATCCGATCCTGTGTCTTCTTTTGTTTCCGCGGGGGTGGGAGCAACCTCTTCTCCTCGGAGGTAG
- a CDS encoding transposase, with amino-acid sequence MCSGYGIIEILPWETDTDSEKNKGNGYSEEGSHAWKETFSDLISRGLNQINLVISDELKGITETTEEYYHGGKH; translated from the coding sequence TTGTGTTCGGGGTATGGAATAATAGAAATACTTCCTTGGGAAACGGATACTGATTCAGAGAAGAACAAGGGGAATGGGTACTCCGAAGAAGGCTCCCATGCATGGAAGGAGACCTTCTCTGATCTCATCAGTCGCGGGCTGAACCAGATTAACCTTGTGATCTCCGATGAACTCAAGGGGATTACTGAAACCACAGAGGAATATTACCACGGAGGAAAACACTAA
- a CDS encoding aminodeoxychorismate/anthranilate synthase component II, which translates to MKNILLIDNFDSFTFNLVDFFETAGGNITIFRNDVAVENIRPEKYDLLIISPGPSVPKNAGNLMKIIEKSLEKVPIFGVCLGHEALAEVFGGSLKFVLPVHGRSTAIHHDEKTIFENIPQDFSGGRYHSLAVDAMPKDFEISATTKDGIIMAMRHKTLPIESVQFHPESVLTMKKDSGMNIVRNVMRILTR; encoded by the coding sequence ATGAAAAATATCCTTCTGATCGATAACTTCGATTCATTCACCTTTAATCTCGTTGATTTTTTTGAAACAGCGGGCGGGAACATCACGATTTTTCGAAATGATGTGGCAGTAGAAAATATTCGTCCCGAAAAATACGATCTTCTCATTATTTCTCCCGGACCGAGTGTTCCAAAAAATGCCGGAAATCTCATGAAAATTATCGAAAAATCTCTCGAAAAAGTTCCCATTTTTGGAGTTTGTCTTGGACATGAGGCACTCGCCGAAGTCTTTGGCGGAAGTCTCAAATTTGTTCTTCCGGTACACGGAAGGAGCACCGCTATTCACCACGACGAAAAGACCATTTTTGAAAATATTCCCCAAGATTTTTCGGGAGGTCGGTATCACTCACTTGCAGTAGATGCGATGCCAAAAGATTTCGAAATTTCTGCGACCACAAAAGATGGAATCATTATGGCAATGCGTCACAAAACGCTTCCTATTGAGTCGGTGCAGTTTCATCCAGAATCGGTGCTTACCATGAAGAAAGACTCGGGAATGAATATTGTGCGGAACGTCATGCGAATTCTTACCCGATAA
- a CDS encoding FmdB family transcriptional regulator — protein MPRYTFQCTNKNCRKNFGEQVPMGTTEATCPHCQARAEKIFSAPAIHFRGSGFYASDSKNASTSASSGMTEQKESPPKTESKAEVTPPPSSS, from the coding sequence ATGCCACGATACACATTTCAATGTACCAACAAAAATTGTCGGAAAAATTTTGGGGAACAAGTTCCCATGGGAACAACAGAGGCGACCTGCCCTCATTGTCAGGCGCGTGCGGAAAAGATTTTTTCCGCCCCTGCTATTCACTTTCGTGGATCGGGATTTTATGCAAGCGACAGTAAAAACGCTTCTACTTCTGCCTCATCTGGTATGACAGAACAAAAAGAGTCTCCACCAAAAACGGAATCAAAAGCAGAGGTAACACCTCCCCCCTCCTCTTCATAG
- a CDS encoding ion transporter produces MVSEQKHTIRQKVFEVLENKSKTHWGRGVEYLLLLLIFFNVTFVVIETLPEFSQYPTSPLFLWFSFFSGGIFFLEYLLRIWTAPLLKSVSGDSFLSRVRFLCSPLMLLDALAICSFFSPFNIRWVRVFRLFRVYQVIRATSYADASDRVLQVIRKNKEELVAVSSIMFLILIFCSTLLYIAEHAVPGTKFTSIPAAIWWGISTLTTIGYGDMVPVTPLGRFFGALSAVVGVGIFALPTALLGASFYHEVARRRERQIQRIGEEVELLHDVALENEEKIDQVLRRQQRKIQDLEKTLEEAQTKMDRIRKAKKALEDRQENK; encoded by the coding sequence ATGGTTTCAGAGCAAAAACACACTATTCGGCAGAAGGTTTTTGAAGTTCTTGAGAACAAAAGCAAAACTCACTGGGGAAGAGGAGTGGAGTATCTTCTTTTGCTCCTTATTTTTTTCAATGTTACGTTTGTGGTCATCGAAACGCTTCCCGAGTTTTCGCAATACCCCACCTCCCCTTTATTTCTCTGGTTTTCGTTCTTCTCTGGGGGCATTTTTTTTCTTGAATATCTTCTTCGCATTTGGACAGCTCCTTTATTAAAATCGGTTTCTGGAGATAGTTTTTTGAGCAGGGTTCGGTTTCTCTGCTCGCCACTCATGTTGCTTGATGCGCTTGCAATTTGTTCGTTCTTCTCTCCGTTTAATATTCGTTGGGTACGAGTATTTCGACTTTTTCGGGTATATCAGGTTATTCGGGCAACAAGTTATGCTGACGCGTCTGATCGTGTTTTACAGGTTATTCGAAAGAATAAAGAGGAGCTTGTTGCCGTCTCTTCCATTATGTTTCTCATACTTATTTTCTGTTCAACGCTTTTGTATATTGCGGAGCATGCTGTTCCTGGAACAAAGTTTACGAGTATTCCTGCCGCTATTTGGTGGGGGATCTCCACACTCACCACCATTGGATATGGTGATATGGTACCCGTCACTCCCCTCGGGCGATTTTTTGGTGCGCTTTCGGCAGTGGTAGGTGTAGGAATTTTTGCTCTTCCAACAGCCCTCTTAGGGGCGTCTTTTTATCATGAGGTAGCGCGTCGTCGTGAGCGACAAATTCAAAGAATTGGAGAAGAAGTTGAACTTCTCCACGATGTTGCTCTTGAGAATGAAGAAAAAATAGATCAGGTACTTCGCCGTCAGCAACGGAAAATTCAAGATCTTGAAAAAACGCTTGAAGAGGCTCAGACAAAAATGGATCGAATTCGAAAGGCGAAAAAAGCTCTTGAAGATCGGCAAGAAAATAAATGA